One Stigmatopora argus isolate UIUO_Sarg chromosome 20, RoL_Sarg_1.0, whole genome shotgun sequence genomic region harbors:
- the LOC144065988 gene encoding uncharacterized protein LOC144065988 has product MSGRTTPVAAKFQKELYGVKEDLSCHQHSIVCKMIQAKVVLHKLEGFRNDLGAYGHKSVDLEGQVELPQIKEEEPEFPQHQMGDEQLPIKKEEDNSTWSLGEFVKRENVRGVASGGAEPANTTTWPRIKKEEPEFPQQCKREEQPPIENEECVKWSTGEPFKSEDDLGVANRGAELLSGSSTDGWRAENLIAPLSDDNTLLFDDDDVEDVKKNPSGDKLCKCFQCGKTFGKKSSLKTHMRSHTGAKPLSCTVCGKTFTQKGHLISHARTHTGEKPFSCSVCGKTFTEKGNVKIHTSTHTGEKPFSCSVCGKAFSHKQVLQIHSRTHTGEKPFSCSVCGQRFTQKKDLNSHARTHTGEKPFSCSFCGQRFTRKADLISHARTHTGEKTFSCSVCCQRFTRKGSLISHARTHTGEKPFSCSVCGKTFTEKGNLKIHTRTHTGEKPFSCSVCGKTFSQKHHLEDHTRTHTGEKPFSCSVCGQTFTRKGILISHARTHTGEKPFSCSVCGKAFSQKHHLEDHTRTHTGEKPFSCSVCGQAYSLKQHLKRHVITHTGKKTFSCSVCGRTFSHRRSLKEHLLTHTEEQCFPAQLKSYTIEKLYTINIWTNTKIVITTK; this is encoded by the exons atgtctgggagaacgacgccggttgcggcaaagtttcagaaggaactttatggcgtgaaagaggatctctcatgtcatcaacattctattgtttgcaaaatgatacaagctaaagttgttcttcacaaactCGAAG gtttcagaaatgatcttggtgcttatGGGCAtaagtctgttgaccttgaagggcaagttgagctcccccaaatcaaagaggaggagccagagttccctcaacatcaaatgggagatgagcaacttccaatcaaaaaggaggaagataattccacctggtcacttggtgagttcgtgaagagggaaaatgttcggggcgtggccagcggaggggcggagcctgcaaacaccacaacatggccccgaattaaaaaggaggagccagagttccctcaacagtgcaaaagagaagagcaacctccaatcgaaaatgaggaatgtgtcaaatggtcaactggtgagcctttcaagagtgaagatgatctgggcgtggccaacagaggggcggagcttctgagcggcagctcaacagatggatggcgagcagaaaatttaattgctcctttatcagatgacaacactttgctttttgacgatgatgatgttgaagatgttaagaaaaatcccagtggcgacaaactctgcaaatgctttcagtgtgggaaaacttttgggaaaaagtcttctttgaaaacgcatatgaggagccacactggggcaAAACCCCTAtcgtgtacagtttgtggtaaaacatttacacagaagggacacttaattagtcatgcaagaacacacacaggcgaaaaaccattttcgtgttcagtttgtggtaaaacatttacagagaagggaaatgtaaaaatacacacaagcacccacactggtgaaaaaccattttcgtgttcggtttgcggtaaagccttttctcataagcaagttttacaaatacactcaagaacccacactggtgaaaaaccattttcgtgttcagtttgtggtcaaagattcacacagaagaaagacttaaatagtcatgcaagaacacacacaggtgaaaagccattttcgtgttcattttgtggtcaaagattcacacggaaggcagacttaattagtcatgcaagaacacacactggtgaaaaaacattttcgtgttcagtttgttgtcaaagattcacacggaagggaagcttaattagtcatgcaagaacacacacgggtgaaaagccattttcatgttcagtttgtggtaaaacatttacagagaagggaaatttaaaaatacatacaagaacccacactggtgaaaaaccattttcgtgttcagtttgcggtaaaaccttttctcaaaagcaccacttagaagaccacacaagaacccacactggtgaaaaaccattttcgtgttcagtttgtggtcaaacattcacacggaagggaatcttaattagtcatgcaagaacccacactggtgaaaaaccattttcgtgttcagtttgcggtaaagccttttctcaaaagcaccacttagaagaccacacaagaacccacactggcgaaaaaccattttcctgctcagtttgtggtcaagcctattctctaaagcaacatttaaaaagacacgtgataacccacactggcaaaaaaacattttcctgctcagtttgtgggcgaacattttcccataggagaagcttaaaagaacacttattaacccacactgaagaacaatgttttcctgctcaattaaaaagctacacaattgaaaaactatatactataaatatatggacaaatactaaaattgttatcacgacaaaataa
- the LOC144066108 gene encoding uncharacterized protein LOC144066108, which produces MSGFREYLGPDGQDFVGLKELPQIKEEEPEFPQQQMGDEQLPIKREEDHFTWSLGEFVKREDVLGMAGEGAEPVNASGWPQIKEEEPEFPQQCKREEQPPTKNEECVKWSTGEPFKSEDDLGVANRGAELLSGSSTEGCCLELWRRPAQANTAVKTSHLSLLQSRSTS; this is translated from the exons atgtcag gtttcagagaatatcttggtcctgatgggcaagactttgttggccttaaagagctcccccaaatcaaagaggaagagccagagttccctcaacaacaaatgggagacgagcaacttccaatcaaaagggaggaagatcatttcacctggtcacttggtgagttcgtgaagagggaagatgttctgggcatGGCCGGCGAAGGTGCGGAGCCTGTAAACGCCTCAggatggccccaaattaaagaggaggagccagagttccctcaacagtgcaaaagagaagagcaacctccaaccaaaaacgaggaatgtgtcaaatggtcaactggtgagcctttcaagagtgaagatgatctgggcgtggccaacagaggggcggagcttctaagtggcagctcaacagaaggatg TTGCCTGGAGCTGTGGCGCCGccctgcccaggccaacacagctgtgaagACTTCCCACttatccctcctccaatcacggTCCACATCCTGA